The segment GGTGCCGGCGCCGATTTCGTACAGCTTGGCATCGCGCAGCAAGCGACCTGCGGGAAATTCGTTGATATACCCGTTGCCGCCAAGAATCTGGATCGCCTCCAGGGCCATCTGCGTGGCGCGCTCGGCGGTGTAGAGGATCACCCCGGCTGCGTCCTTGCGGGTGGTTTCGCCGCGATCGCAGGCCTGGGCCACGGCATACAGGTAAGCGCGGCTGGCGTTGAGCTGGGTGTACATGTCGGCGACCTTGCCTTGGATCAACTGGAACTCGCCGATGCTCTGCCCGAATTGCTTGCGGTCATGGATGTACGGCACCACCAGGTCCATGCAGCTCTGCATGATGCCGGTCGGGCCGCCGGCGAGCACCACGCGCTCGTAGTCCAGGCCGCTCATCAACACCCGTACGCCGCCATTGAGTTGGCCGAGGATGTTCTGCTCTGGCACGTGCACGTCATCGAAGAACAGCTCGCAGGTGTTCGAGCCACGCATGCCCAGCTTGTCGAACTTGTTGCTGCGGCTAAAGCCTGCCCAATCGCGCTCGACGATGAACGCAGTGATGCCATGGGGGCCCTTTTCCAGATCGGTCTTGGCGTAGATGACGTAGGTGTTGGCGTCGGGCCCGTTGGTGATCCACGTCTTGCTGCCGTTGAGCACGTAGTGGTCGCCGCGTTTGTCGGCGCGCAGTTTCATCGACACCACGTCCGACCCTGCATTGGGTTCGCTCATCGCCAGGGCGCCGACGTGCTCGCCGCTGACCAGCTTGGGCAGGTACTTGGCCTTTTGCGCGGGCGTGCCGTTACGGTTGATCTGGTTGACGCACAAATTGGAGTGGGCGCCGTAGGACAGCGCGACCGAGGCCGAGGCGCGGCTGATTTCTTCCATCGCCACCACGTGCGCCAGATAGCCCAGGCCTGCGCCACCGTATTCTTCCGGCACGGTGATGCCGAGCAGGCCCATGTCGCCGAACTTGCGCCACATATCGGCAGGGAACAGGTTGTCGTGGTCGATCTGCGCGGCGCGAGGGGCGAGCTCGGCGGCGGCGAAGGTGCGCACCTGGTCGCGAAGCATGTCGATGGTCTCGCCCAGGGCGAAGTTCAGGCTGGGGTAATGCATGCGAGGGCACCTTGTTGTTCTTGAAATGGGATCACGCTGCGAGCGGCAAGCTTGCCTGGGCAGGCAGCTGACGCAGAAAGCGTGCTCAGCTGCCTATCACCTTTACGTAAACGTAAACCTGCACCTGCTTTTTTGTCAATTTATCCGTCACCTTTACGTAAACGTAAATCTGAGCCAAAGTGATTGGCGCGCGTTTGGCCCCTATCCAGAACAATCAAAAGAAGGGACGCACATGACTCAACCCAGCTATACCCGCGGTCGCCAGGACCGCCCCTTGCTTACTCAAACCATTGGCCAGGCCTTCGACGCGACCGTGGCGCGCCTGGGCGAGCAGGAAGCCTTGGTGGCTCGGCACCAGCGCCTGCGCTACAGCTGGCGGCAACTGGCGGAGCAGGTCGAGTCGTGTGCCCGGGCGCTGATGGCCCTTGGGATCGAAACCGGTGACCGCGTGGGCATCTGGGCACCCAACTGCGCGCAGTGGTGCATCCTGCAGGTGGCAACTGCCAAGGTGGGCGCCATCCTGGTCAACGTCAATCCGGCTTACCGGGTGGGTGAGCTTGAGTACGTGCTGCGCCAGTCAGGGTGCAGCTGGCTGGTCTGT is part of the Pseudomonas parafulva genome and harbors:
- a CDS encoding isovaleryl-CoA dehydrogenase; amino-acid sequence: MHYPSLNFALGETIDMLRDQVRTFAAAELAPRAAQIDHDNLFPADMWRKFGDMGLLGITVPEEYGGAGLGYLAHVVAMEEISRASASVALSYGAHSNLCVNQINRNGTPAQKAKYLPKLVSGEHVGALAMSEPNAGSDVVSMKLRADKRGDHYVLNGSKTWITNGPDANTYVIYAKTDLEKGPHGITAFIVERDWAGFSRSNKFDKLGMRGSNTCELFFDDVHVPEQNILGQLNGGVRVLMSGLDYERVVLAGGPTGIMQSCMDLVVPYIHDRKQFGQSIGEFQLIQGKVADMYTQLNASRAYLYAVAQACDRGETTRKDAAGVILYTAERATQMALEAIQILGGNGYINEFPAGRLLRDAKLYEIGAGTSEIRRMLIGRELFNETR